A single uncultured Acetobacterium sp. DNA region contains:
- a CDS encoding helix-turn-helix transcriptional regulator: MSLLSRKIEELIEESGVTVQSLAEIGKINRTTLQRVKSGERLPSKTFFTNMCNALRLSLTEAEELETLLEMSQVGERIYHNRQKIIELIETISELTEYKIPFSKEASPKRGWAPVRRNIEKIQIITGNGAVLKMVENTIDRELFGSDHPLVRMAIPATCDAIYRHIFQQMLGNKKQLILQDVLNIIKECDETTADQGLGVLKYLISLSILDNVTYQSNFYYQSIDENGEINVLFPYFILTSEQVITLSQDFSKAILYQDADLYRLYQMEFVKLCQQTEPFIEESRDLLTIYSLEQTYRIRQVVEPLPCFAYYATPEMVGDKIRKDFPDYELLRDATIRFYDYFKKENRSMINVFSLANLKQFMIDGNMYFPAEVCDPFTQAERLMLLKLVREDLINDVRKTYALNEEKIFLNSAVEFINEATLIHLILHYQKGDKKVFKTVILKESNIVNAFDDFFRSLPGSQYVLPKEETIKEMDRMIADYELGMTGLIR; the protein is encoded by the coding sequence ATGTCATTATTGAGCAGAAAAATAGAAGAACTCATTGAAGAAAGCGGTGTAACCGTTCAATCCCTTGCCGAAATAGGGAAAATCAATCGAACGACCTTGCAGCGGGTCAAATCTGGGGAAAGGCTACCCTCGAAAACATTTTTTACGAACATGTGTAACGCGTTGCGACTTTCGCTCACTGAAGCAGAAGAATTAGAAACCCTGTTAGAAATGAGCCAAGTCGGTGAGCGGATTTATCATAATCGTCAAAAAATCATTGAACTCATAGAAACCATTTCTGAACTAACCGAATATAAAATTCCCTTTTCAAAAGAAGCAAGCCCCAAAAGGGGCTGGGCTCCAGTCAGGCGTAACATTGAAAAAATTCAGATCATTACGGGGAACGGCGCCGTTTTAAAAATGGTCGAAAATACGATCGACCGGGAACTTTTTGGTTCCGATCATCCTCTTGTGCGGATGGCTATTCCCGCCACTTGCGATGCAATTTACCGTCATATTTTTCAGCAAATGTTGGGGAATAAAAAACAACTGATTTTACAGGATGTGTTGAATATTATCAAAGAATGCGATGAAACAACGGCTGATCAGGGCCTCGGGGTCCTAAAATATTTGATTTCACTGTCTATTTTGGATAACGTCACCTATCAGTCCAATTTTTACTATCAGTCCATTGACGAAAATGGAGAAATCAATGTTCTTTTTCCCTATTTTATCCTCACCTCGGAACAAGTCATTACATTATCCCAGGATTTCTCCAAAGCGATTCTCTATCAGGATGCCGACTTATATCGCCTTTACCAAATGGAATTTGTAAAACTCTGTCAGCAAACAGAACCATTTATTGAAGAAAGCCGGGATTTGTTGACCATTTATTCACTGGAACAAACCTATCGCATCCGCCAGGTAGTGGAACCGCTGCCATGTTTTGCCTATTATGCGACTCCGGAAATGGTGGGGGATAAAATTAGAAAAGATTTTCCCGATTATGAGCTCCTGCGTGATGCCACCATCCGCTTCTATGATTACTTTAAAAAAGAAAACCGCTCGATGATCAATGTTTTTTCGTTGGCAAATCTAAAACAATTCATGATCGACGGCAACATGTATTTTCCGGCCGAAGTATGTGACCCTTTTACCCAAGCGGAACGTCTGATGCTTTTAAAACTGGTCAGAGAGGATCTTATTAATGATGTCCGAAAAACCTATGCTCTTAATGAAGAAAAAATATTTTTGAACTCAGCGGTTGAATTTATTAATGAAGCAACTCTGATTCATTTGATTTTACACTACCAAAAGGGCGACAAGAAGGTATTTAAAACCGTCATCTTAAAAGAAAGCAATATTGTAAATGCTTTTGACGATTTTTTCAGGAGTCTGCCCGGCAGTCAGTATGTGTTACCAAAAGAAGAAACCATTAAAGAAATGGACAGGATGATTGCTGATTATGAGCTGGGGATGACCGGATTGATCCGTTAA
- a CDS encoding EAL domain-containing protein, translating to MFIARQPIFNDQLEVFGYELLFRLNRHSTQFGGVSSQGATAMVITGLFESGLENLIDDKIAFINFDEIFIHSDALELIKPHRMIVEMLEDINVDHTLVSRLTDIKDMGYSIALDDFAQTYQTYPLTPLADIIKYDLLVTPLETIAADIKTGLAQGKTLLAEKVETLDEFLKAKEMGFTLFQGYFFSKPRIAGRSLNLPPSQIQYLRLVTEINQDEPSFKCLANLIEQDVTLSYRLLRLASFRAGSETICSVKFALSYIGLKEFERWISILMIHDLGRNKPAELIKISLIRTRFAESLAKRAGMIQQEHESALMGLFSILDALLDQPMHEVLAEIALPQSILDALIDKNGLLFPIYELMLAYEKGDWAVVEANSETLKIEEFYIYHDYREAIRWANNVIDNIA from the coding sequence ATGTTTATTGCAAGACAACCGATTTTTAATGATCAACTGGAAGTATTCGGATATGAGTTGCTCTTCCGGCTTAATCGTCACTCGACGCAATTTGGTGGAGTTTCTTCTCAGGGTGCTACAGCCATGGTGATAACCGGTTTATTTGAATCTGGTCTTGAAAACCTCATTGATGACAAAATCGCCTTTATCAATTTTGATGAGATCTTTATTCATTCTGACGCTCTGGAATTAATTAAACCCCATCGCATGATTGTTGAAATGCTGGAAGATATCAATGTCGACCACACCTTGGTGAGTCGCCTAACCGACATCAAAGATATGGGCTATAGTATTGCTTTAGATGATTTTGCCCAAACCTATCAAACTTATCCACTAACCCCACTGGCAGATATCATAAAATATGATTTGCTGGTAACCCCATTGGAAACCATTGCAGCAGATATTAAAACCGGCCTAGCCCAGGGAAAAACGCTGCTGGCCGAAAAAGTGGAAACCTTGGACGAGTTTTTAAAAGCCAAAGAAATGGGATTCACTCTGTTTCAGGGCTATTTTTTCAGCAAACCGAGGATCGCCGGGCGATCTTTAAACTTGCCACCATCCCAGATTCAGTATCTTCGTCTGGTGACAGAAATCAATCAGGATGAACCGTCGTTTAAGTGCCTGGCAAACCTCATCGAGCAGGATGTCACCTTATCCTATCGGCTGCTGCGGCTGGCCAGTTTTCGGGCGGGCAGTGAGACGATTTGTTCGGTTAAATTTGCGCTTAGTTATATCGGTTTGAAAGAATTTGAACGCTGGATCAGTATTTTAATGATCCATGATTTAGGTCGAAACAAGCCCGCGGAACTGATTAAAATATCGCTAATCCGCACCCGCTTTGCGGAATCGCTGGCGAAACGGGCGGGAATGATCCAACAGGAACACGAATCCGCTCTGATGGGTCTCTTCAGTATTCTGGATGCCTTGCTGGATCAGCCAATGCATGAAGTTCTGGCTGAGATCGCTCTGCCGCAATCGATTCTGGATGCCCTTATTGACAAAAACGGGCTGCTGTTTCCGATCTATGAATTGATGCTGGCATATGAAAAAGGTGATTGGGCTGTGGTTGAAGCCAATTCCGAAACCCTCAAAATAGAAGAGTTTTATATCTATCATGATTATCGGGAAGCCATTCGCTGGGCTAATAACGTCATTGATAATATTGCCTGA
- a CDS encoding VOC family protein — protein sequence MQIQPYISFNGNCREAMEFYADIFGTNNPEIILFGEMPSDSDVIKTEEAGKVILQPKLELAETKVKLSNIPPKAHPAREDNMTLVIISDDLDEIKIMYYKLKDGGTVEMELQETFWSKYYGALIDKFGVGWQLNYDDGRMRQVV from the coding sequence ATGCAGATACAACCTTATATTAGTTTTAATGGAAATTGTCGAGAAGCTATGGAATTCTATGCAGATATTTTTGGAACGAACAATCCTGAAATTATCCTGTTTGGTGAAATGCCCTCAGATTCGGATGTGATCAAAACGGAAGAAGCTGGCAAAGTGATTCTTCAACCCAAGCTGGAGCTGGCAGAAACCAAGGTGAAGCTTTCAAATATCCCCCCCAAAGCACACCCAGCCCGAGAAGATAACATGACTCTGGTCATTATCAGCGATGACCTGGATGAAATTAAAATAATGTATTACAAACTCAAAGATGGCGGCACCGTTGAAATGGAACTCCAGGAAACCTTCTGGAGTAAATATTACGGCGCGCTTATCGATAAATTTGGGGTCGGTTGGCAGTTAAATTATGATGACGGCAGGATGAGACAAGTGGTATAA